In Thiohalorhabdus sp. Cl-TMA, one genomic interval encodes:
- a CDS encoding PQQ-binding-like beta-propeller repeat protein gives MNRSILLSAVLLGLLVLGGCASPGKRVWPAPDGAAGAPDQSGAPLFIFRTGGAVRGAPALGPGGKVYLASRDGHVYAVSPSGAKEWAYELGAADGEAAVAVAPDGRIYAAAGGRVHALSPDGERRWVYATRGTVRGAPVPGPDGTLYVASADDATKKDDGYTYPVDHLHAVTPRGERKWVREAAGGVAAPPAVAPGGTVYLATRDGGVHALNPDGDRKWSRAVPGPLSASPAVGPEGAVYVGSKEGRLHALTAAGERRWTQEMGGAVTAAPAVAPDGTVYAGSGDGRIHALTPAGEEKWTYATDGPVATTPAVGPDGTVYAGSDDGFLYALTPDGTRRWARGTGEPVRSSPVIGPGDRVYVGSDSRRLYAWRGWPEWVARFPADPPEARGRFRWRAGHGHPAPHTDGTSLATVRQLAERRFRHALATYRRLPPDLRERQWRLALARPLPPRLAKDEFESSRRFRERLDRARKAYRQSVEDHNRRVSELETAIRGFRRDRRRLPAWKREQILRRTFLEVLGDPELRDIRYDADSRTFYGEIVANRGGGLQRTVALKRAVSPEAARRLKPRLQRVDPEVTFEVGDDGGLEWADAAVAVDGTRYALLPTGAPAPVDVRVRVAGPAPERVDLTGLRVRGAGEDLDLTVTRDPEIRALQERIVQARERIAAERLKERRLARLKERLAELQGRRGADAAPNARTRELLEGLPEAARPRPHGVAVIIGNRHYGGADSDIPDVRYAHNDARAMARFARRTLGFRAGNVVVLEDASKARLEAWLGSASHPGGRLADLVKPGRSEVFVYYSGHGVPGAREGRSHLLPVDASPDQVAITGYALTTLYRNLSQLPAKRVTVALDACFSGRSPGGAVVRNASPATLTVKGVRPGLAGGTVLAAAAPEQIASWDTEARLGLFTRYWLKGVSGAADADGDRRVTAGELHDFLGERVTYQARRRYGRVQEPRLFGPPERVVAELP, from the coding sequence ATGAACCGTTCCATCCTGCTTTCGGCCGTCCTCCTGGGACTGCTCGTCCTGGGCGGATGCGCCTCGCCGGGAAAGCGTGTCTGGCCCGCTCCGGACGGCGCCGCCGGGGCGCCCGACCAGTCCGGGGCGCCCCTGTTCATCTTCCGCACCGGCGGGGCGGTGCGCGGCGCGCCGGCGCTCGGGCCGGGCGGCAAGGTGTACCTGGCTTCCCGGGACGGCCATGTCTACGCCGTCTCCCCGTCCGGAGCCAAGGAATGGGCCTACGAGCTGGGCGCGGCGGACGGGGAGGCCGCCGTGGCGGTGGCGCCCGACGGCCGGATCTACGCCGCCGCCGGCGGGCGTGTCCACGCCCTGAGCCCCGACGGCGAGCGCCGCTGGGTCTACGCCACCCGGGGGACGGTGCGCGGCGCGCCGGTGCCCGGTCCCGACGGCACCCTCTACGTGGCCTCGGCGGACGACGCCACGAAGAAGGACGACGGCTACACCTATCCCGTCGACCACCTCCACGCCGTCACGCCCCGGGGAGAGCGCAAGTGGGTCCGGGAGGCGGCGGGCGGCGTGGCCGCACCGCCGGCGGTGGCTCCCGGCGGCACCGTATACCTGGCCACCCGCGACGGCGGGGTCCACGCGCTGAACCCGGACGGTGACCGCAAGTGGTCGCGGGCGGTCCCCGGGCCCCTGTCGGCGTCCCCCGCCGTAGGGCCGGAGGGCGCTGTCTACGTGGGCTCGAAGGAGGGGCGTCTCCACGCCCTGACGGCGGCGGGCGAGCGAAGATGGACGCAAGAGATGGGCGGCGCCGTGACGGCCGCCCCGGCGGTGGCCCCGGACGGCACGGTGTACGCGGGCTCCGGGGACGGCCGCATCCACGCCCTGACCCCGGCCGGCGAGGAGAAATGGACCTACGCCACCGACGGTCCGGTGGCCACCACGCCCGCCGTGGGCCCGGACGGTACGGTGTACGCTGGCTCGGACGACGGCTTCCTCTACGCCCTCACGCCCGACGGCACGCGGCGCTGGGCCCGGGGCACCGGAGAGCCGGTCCGCTCCTCGCCGGTGATCGGCCCCGGCGACCGCGTGTATGTGGGCTCGGACAGCCGCCGCCTGTACGCCTGGCGGGGCTGGCCGGAATGGGTGGCCCGTTTCCCGGCGGACCCGCCGGAGGCCCGGGGGCGGTTCCGGTGGCGGGCCGGGCACGGCCATCCGGCGCCCCATACCGACGGCACGAGCCTGGCCACGGTGCGCCAGCTCGCCGAACGCCGGTTCCGGCATGCCCTCGCCACCTATCGCCGGCTGCCGCCGGACCTGCGGGAGCGCCAGTGGCGCCTGGCGCTGGCGCGTCCGCTGCCGCCGCGGCTCGCCAAGGACGAGTTCGAATCCAGCCGGCGCTTCCGGGAGCGGCTCGACCGGGCCCGGAAGGCGTATCGCCAGAGCGTGGAGGACCACAACCGGCGGGTGTCGGAGCTGGAGACGGCCATCCGGGGCTTCCGCCGCGACCGCCGGCGCCTGCCCGCCTGGAAGCGGGAGCAGATCCTGCGCCGCACCTTCCTGGAGGTGCTCGGCGATCCCGAGCTGCGCGATATCCGCTACGACGCCGACAGCCGGACCTTCTACGGCGAGATCGTCGCCAACCGGGGCGGCGGGCTCCAGCGCACCGTGGCCCTGAAGCGGGCGGTGTCCCCGGAGGCGGCCCGGCGCCTCAAGCCCCGCCTGCAACGGGTCGATCCCGAGGTCACCTTCGAGGTCGGCGACGACGGCGGCCTGGAGTGGGCCGACGCGGCGGTGGCCGTGGACGGCACCCGCTACGCCCTGCTGCCCACCGGGGCGCCCGCGCCCGTGGACGTGCGCGTCCGGGTGGCCGGGCCGGCGCCGGAGCGCGTGGACCTCACCGGCCTCAGGGTCCGGGGGGCCGGCGAGGACCTGGACCTGACGGTGACCCGGGACCCGGAGATCCGCGCCCTGCAGGAGCGCATCGTCCAGGCCCGCGAGCGCATCGCCGCCGAGCGGCTCAAGGAGCGGCGCCTGGCCCGGCTCAAGGAGCGCCTGGCGGAGCTGCAGGGGCGCCGCGGCGCGGACGCCGCGCCCAACGCCCGGACCCGCGAGCTCCTGGAAGGGCTGCCCGAGGCGGCGCGCCCCCGTCCCCACGGCGTGGCCGTGATCATCGGCAATCGCCACTACGGCGGCGCGGACAGCGACATCCCGGATGTTCGCTACGCCCACAACGACGCCCGCGCCATGGCCCGCTTCGCCCGCCGCACCCTCGGCTTCCGGGCGGGCAACGTGGTGGTGCTCGAGGACGCCTCCAAGGCGCGTCTGGAGGCCTGGCTGGGCTCCGCCAGCCATCCGGGGGGGCGGCTGGCGGATCTGGTGAAGCCGGGCCGGTCGGAGGTGTTCGTCTACTATTCCGGCCACGGCGTGCCCGGGGCGCGCGAGGGGCGCAGCCACCTGCTGCCCGTGGACGCCTCCCCGGACCAGGTGGCCATCACCGGCTATGCCCTGACGACCCTCTACCGCAACCTCTCCCAATTGCCCGCCAAGCGCGTGACCGTGGCCCTGGACGCCTGCTTCTCGGGCCGCTCGCCCGGGGGCGCGGTGGTGCGCAACGCCTCGCCCGCCACCCTGACGGTGAAGGGGGTGCGGCCCGGGCTGGCGGGCGGCACCGTCCTGGCCGCCGCCGCGCCGGAGCAGATCGCCTCCTGGGACACGGAAGCGCGGCTGGGGCTGTTCACCCGGTACTGGCTGAAGGGGGTGAGTGGCGCGGCCGACGCCGACGGCGACCGCCGCGTCACCGCCGGCGAGCTGCACGACTTCCTCGGCGAGCGGGTCACCTACCAGGCCCGCCGGCGCTACGGCCGGGTCCAGGAGCCGCGCCTGTTCGGCCCGCCGGAGCGGGTGGTGGCGGAGCTGCCCTGA